A single window of Pontiella agarivorans DNA harbors:
- the bamE gene encoding outer membrane protein assembly factor BamE domain-containing protein produces the protein MKSILAAGAVVLLAGCATSFKPWKLSDVREGMSRNEVVSVLGDPDSTEIRNGAEYLYYTYQEESRGSGWSDAMNETMERKAEELTRILSETRYEVVMVDGKLINYKEITD, from the coding sequence ATGAAATCAATTTTGGCAGCAGGTGCGGTTGTTCTTTTGGCCGGATGCGCAACGTCATTCAAACCCTGGAAACTCAGCGATGTCCGGGAAGGCATGAGCCGCAATGAAGTTGTGTCTGTCCTGGGCGATCCCGATTCCACGGAAATCCGTAATGGAGCTGAATATCTTTATTACACCTATCAGGAAGAATCTCGCGGCTCGGGTTGGTCGGATGCGATGAACGAGACGATGGAACGCAAGGCCGAAGAACTCACACGTATCCTTTCGGAAACCCGCTATGAAGTGGTGATGGTTGACGGAAAGCTGATCAACTACAAGGAAATCACTGACTAA
- the ftsH gene encoding ATP-dependent zinc metalloprotease FtsH: MSDNQQQKDPKSDKPNKKGPPPMPMRGLAISFLAVAVFLVVLQLFTRSPDAANEMSYSAFMKQVEGDRISKVVLSYDSSGNQFATGESKDLNETGTTKFKVYIPFRDDTMLQETLKNHGVEIESKPLKTAMTSILINIVPFILIFGIIYFIFIRQMKNAGRGAMSFGKSRAKLLTQDKNKITFKEVAGVDEAKEELQEVVEFLKDPKQFQKLGGKMPKGVLLSGSPGTGKTLLAKAVAGEADVPFFTISGSDFVEMFVGIGASRVRDMFEQGKKNAPCIIFIDEIDAVGRSRFSGIGGGHDEREQTLNALLVEMDGFDTQEGIIIVAATNRPDVLDPALLRPGRFDRQVVVDPPTLEGREQILKIHSRNVRLSDQVDLRKTARGTPGFSGADLANLVNEAALLASRRGAEFVEQQDMEEARDKVMWGRERRSHVLDAEEKKLTAYHEAGHAVAMYHMPECEPIHKVTIIPRGRALGATMQLPEKDRYTQSQKRLEADLVAFMGGRAAEELIFGDVTTGAHNDIERSTMVARAMVCEYGMSKKLGPQNLGSNNQPVFLGQGISSSSDFSEQTARLIDEEVRRIVTESYDKCMQILVDNKEQLIALSEILIEREVLDFSEVDSIMKTGKLPEAVEQPVGEVINTEEESKENKDTPSKSEEA, translated from the coding sequence ATGTCAGATAATCAGCAGCAGAAAGACCCGAAGTCGGACAAACCCAATAAGAAGGGGCCGCCGCCCATGCCCATGCGCGGACTGGCCATATCATTTCTGGCCGTCGCCGTTTTTCTGGTCGTTTTACAGCTTTTCACCCGATCTCCTGATGCCGCAAATGAGATGTCTTATTCCGCCTTTATGAAGCAGGTGGAAGGAGACCGTATCTCCAAAGTGGTTCTCTCCTACGACAGCTCCGGCAACCAGTTTGCCACCGGCGAATCCAAGGATCTGAACGAGACCGGAACCACAAAATTCAAGGTATACATCCCTTTTCGCGATGACACCATGCTGCAGGAAACGCTGAAGAACCACGGTGTTGAAATTGAGAGCAAACCGCTGAAAACCGCGATGACCTCGATTCTGATCAACATTGTTCCGTTCATCCTGATCTTCGGCATTATTTATTTTATCTTCATCCGCCAGATGAAAAATGCCGGACGCGGAGCCATGAGCTTTGGTAAAAGCCGGGCCAAACTGCTGACGCAGGACAAAAACAAGATCACCTTTAAAGAGGTGGCCGGCGTTGACGAAGCCAAGGAAGAACTGCAGGAAGTGGTTGAATTCCTGAAGGATCCGAAACAATTCCAGAAACTGGGCGGAAAAATGCCTAAGGGTGTGCTGCTGTCGGGCTCGCCGGGCACCGGCAAAACGCTGTTGGCCAAAGCGGTAGCCGGCGAGGCGGACGTTCCGTTTTTCACGATTTCCGGTTCCGACTTTGTGGAAATGTTTGTGGGTATCGGGGCTTCGCGGGTGCGCGATATGTTTGAACAGGGCAAAAAGAACGCCCCGTGCATTATTTTCATCGACGAAATCGATGCTGTCGGGCGCAGTCGCTTCAGCGGTATCGGCGGCGGGCACGACGAACGCGAGCAGACGCTCAATGCCCTGCTGGTTGAAATGGATGGTTTTGATACGCAGGAAGGCATCATTATTGTTGCGGCCACCAACCGCCCGGATGTGCTGGACCCGGCGCTGCTGCGTCCCGGCCGTTTCGACCGCCAGGTCGTGGTTGATCCGCCGACCCTCGAAGGCCGCGAACAGATTCTTAAAATCCATTCCCGCAATGTACGCCTTTCGGATCAGGTCGACCTGCGAAAAACCGCACGCGGCACACCGGGCTTCTCGGGAGCTGATCTGGCCAATCTGGTCAACGAAGCCGCCCTGCTGGCCTCGCGGCGCGGTGCCGAATTTGTTGAACAGCAGGATATGGAAGAAGCGCGCGATAAAGTGATGTGGGGTCGCGAACGTCGCAGCCACGTGCTGGACGCGGAAGAGAAAAAGCTGACGGCGTATCACGAAGCCGGCCATGCCGTGGCCATGTATCATATGCCCGAGTGCGAACCGATCCACAAAGTCACCATCATTCCGCGCGGCCGGGCACTCGGTGCCACCATGCAGCTGCCGGAAAAAGACCGGTACACACAGAGCCAGAAACGGCTTGAAGCCGACCTGGTAGCCTTTATGGGCGGACGTGCGGCCGAAGAACTGATTTTCGGAGATGTAACGACGGGCGCACACAACGATATTGAGCGCTCCACGATGGTTGCCCGGGCGATGGTCTGCGAATACGGCATGAGTAAAAAACTCGGCCCGCAGAACCTCGGCAGTAACAACCAGCCGGTCTTCCTGGGTCAAGGAATTTCAAGCTCATCCGATTTCAGCGAACAGACCGCCCGTCTTATTGATGAAGAGGTGCGGCGGATTGTTACAGAATCCTATGACAAATGTATGCAGATTCTGGTGGATAACAAAGAGCAGTTGATTGCGCTTTCGGAAATCCTCATCGAACGCGAAGTTCTTGATTTTTCCGAAGTGGATTCCATCATGAAAACCGGAAAACTTCCCGAGGCCGTGGAACAACCTGTTGGTGAAGTTATAAATACCGAAGAAGAATCCAAGGAAAACAAGGACACCCCCTCAAAATCTGAAGAGGCATAG
- a CDS encoding OmpP1/FadL family transporter: MKKWTWGGVALTLIIGSAAMGAGFQLYTEGSAETLGQAGAVSGRTNMTSQAWYNPSALAGAKRPALMVGSAFASIHTDFKSAVSPVADDSMSDEWRMIPHLYYVQPLSDKLTGTLSINAPYGLITEWDDGWTAATIATYSDLEAIYITPSIAWQVTEILAVSAGLNVVDAKADLQRTGSRVEGDDIHYGGTFSAHLQPLDDWGFGLRYQSRVKLDITGKANGTFPASAELELPSTVNFGVANTTIKNLTLGLDLVWTEWSTYDELSIVTPAEVVTASKDWDDVISIRLGAEYALGEDWKIRGGYVWDESPIPDSTRAPEMPGTDRQMITMGFGWQFWNSMTLDAAYAYLWADKGDMGTDNTALNPGLAGSFETTTHLLAVSLGYTF, translated from the coding sequence ATGAAAAAATGGACGTGGGGCGGAGTTGCACTGACCTTGATTATCGGCAGTGCAGCCATGGGGGCCGGGTTCCAGCTGTATACCGAAGGGTCCGCCGAAACGCTCGGTCAGGCCGGAGCCGTCAGCGGGCGGACCAATATGACCTCGCAGGCGTGGTACAACCCGTCCGCTCTCGCCGGAGCCAAACGCCCGGCTCTTATGGTGGGCAGCGCCTTTGCGTCCATTCATACGGATTTTAAGAGTGCTGTTTCGCCAGTGGCCGATGATAGCATGTCGGATGAATGGCGGATGATTCCCCATCTTTACTATGTGCAGCCGCTCAGTGATAAACTGACCGGAACGCTTTCAATTAATGCGCCTTATGGGTTGATTACCGAATGGGATGACGGGTGGACGGCTGCAACGATTGCAACCTATTCCGATCTGGAGGCGATCTACATTACACCTTCTATTGCCTGGCAGGTGACGGAGATCCTTGCGGTTTCGGCGGGATTGAACGTGGTGGACGCAAAGGCGGATCTGCAGCGAACCGGCTCGCGGGTGGAGGGGGATGATATTCATTATGGCGGTACATTTTCCGCCCACCTTCAGCCATTGGATGATTGGGGTTTCGGATTGCGTTATCAGTCGCGGGTGAAACTGGATATTACTGGAAAGGCCAATGGGACCTTTCCGGCATCGGCGGAACTGGAACTCCCCTCAACCGTTAATTTCGGCGTGGCAAATACGACCATTAAGAATCTCACTTTGGGGCTGGATCTGGTCTGGACCGAGTGGAGTACGTACGATGAGTTGTCGATCGTAACTCCTGCGGAAGTGGTCACCGCTTCCAAGGATTGGGACGATGTCATCAGCATCCGTCTCGGAGCAGAGTATGCGCTGGGAGAGGACTGGAAAATTCGGGGCGGGTATGTCTGGGATGAATCACCGATTCCGGATTCAACCCGTGCCCCGGAGATGCCGGGGACGGATCGTCAGATGATTACCATGGGGTTCGGTTGGCAGTTCTGGAACAGCATGACGCTGGATGCGGCGTATGCCTATCTGTGGGCGGATAAAGGCGATATGGGAACAGACAATACGGCACTTAATCCGGGATTGGCCGGAAGCTTTGAAACGACCACCCATCTGCTGGCGGTTTCGCTGGGATATACATTTTAG
- a CDS encoding AMP-dependent synthetase/ligase has protein sequence MTIKDFLNRAAEESADCIALKFKEGGRWQTRSFRELRERVWHVSEMLVELGIRAGDRVAIYRENSPEWFELYHGIVGIGAVAVPVDAKLRESEVRHIFRDCAVSVAFCSCRMAENMLEMKERIPDLQHLVMLDCTGKNEQLCEKLDCKMYETLFEEVDGKAMSDERAFDRMSPTADSAASLIYTSGTTGRQKGAILTHRNFISNVESIDQTLQFSKEDNFMLILPLHHSFAFTTTVLVPIFKHCQVSIVENLKTIKANMADTSPTIMLAVPLLLDKMLARVMDGIRARKVARLMYKAGLAKVIGKKVKEGLGGKLRLVVSGGAPISPATLEGWNKLGLLVVEGYGITETSPVLSVNPLEAPKVGTVGRPLSGVEIRIDEPNAEGIGEICAKGDNVMQGYWNNPEETAKVLRDGWYHSGDLGCFDDEGYLVISGRKKSLIVNREGKNIYPEEVERQVLKSELVLECLALGYREAEETGERVGLIVVPNQEIIDSMHTRAGANLTDEDIEKLVRGDVREKLQALADYKRPRKIEVRFEEFEKTTTQKIKRYLYDISV, from the coding sequence ATGACGATTAAGGACTTTCTGAATCGCGCGGCCGAAGAGAGCGCGGATTGCATTGCCTTGAAGTTTAAAGAGGGCGGCCGGTGGCAGACGCGGTCGTTCCGGGAATTGCGGGAACGGGTCTGGCATGTGTCGGAAATGCTGGTGGAGCTCGGGATTCGCGCGGGCGATCGGGTGGCCATTTACCGGGAAAATTCACCGGAATGGTTTGAGCTCTATCACGGCATCGTCGGTATTGGTGCTGTGGCGGTTCCGGTGGATGCAAAACTGCGCGAGAGCGAGGTGCGGCATATTTTCCGCGACTGTGCGGTTTCGGTGGCCTTCTGTTCCTGTCGTATGGCGGAAAATATGCTGGAGATGAAGGAACGGATTCCGGATCTGCAGCATTTGGTGATGCTGGACTGTACGGGAAAAAATGAGCAGCTGTGCGAAAAGCTCGATTGTAAAATGTATGAAACCCTCTTTGAAGAGGTTGATGGAAAAGCGATGTCGGATGAGCGGGCTTTTGACCGTATGAGCCCAACGGCCGATTCGGCGGCTTCGCTCATTTACACCTCCGGAACCACGGGGCGGCAGAAGGGGGCCATTCTGACCCACCGCAATTTTATTTCCAACGTCGAAAGTATCGATCAGACCCTTCAGTTTTCGAAGGAAGATAATTTTATGCTGATCCTTCCGCTGCACCATTCCTTTGCGTTTACCACCACGGTGCTGGTGCCGATCTTCAAGCATTGTCAGGTTTCCATTGTCGAAAATCTGAAAACCATCAAAGCGAATATGGCTGACACTTCGCCTACGATCATGCTGGCGGTTCCGCTGCTGCTCGACAAAATGCTCGCGCGCGTGATGGATGGTATACGCGCCCGGAAGGTGGCGAGACTGATGTATAAAGCCGGGCTGGCCAAAGTGATCGGTAAAAAGGTGAAAGAGGGGCTGGGCGGAAAATTGCGATTGGTTGTTTCCGGTGGAGCGCCGATCAGTCCGGCCACGCTTGAAGGGTGGAATAAACTCGGCCTGCTGGTGGTGGAGGGATACGGCATCACGGAAACGTCGCCGGTGCTTTCGGTCAATCCGCTGGAGGCGCCAAAGGTCGGTACCGTTGGACGGCCGCTAAGCGGAGTTGAAATCCGAATCGATGAGCCCAACGCCGAGGGGATCGGCGAAATCTGCGCTAAAGGCGATAATGTGATGCAGGGATACTGGAACAATCCCGAGGAGACCGCCAAGGTGCTTCGGGATGGCTGGTATCATTCCGGCGATCTGGGGTGTTTCGATGACGAGGGCTATCTGGTGATCAGCGGCCGTAAGAAAAGCCTGATTGTGAACCGCGAAGGTAAAAATATTTATCCTGAAGAAGTTGAGCGGCAGGTGCTGAAGAGTGAGCTGGTGCTTGAATGTCTGGCCCTGGGTTACCGGGAAGCTGAGGAAACGGGGGAGCGCGTTGGGCTGATTGTGGTGCCGAATCAGGAAATTATCGACAGCATGCATACCCGCGCGGGGGCCAACCTGACGGATGAGGATATTGAAAAACTGGTGCGCGGGGATGTGCGCGAAAAGCTTCAGGCGCTGGCGGACTATAAACGCCCTCGAAAAATTGAAGTGCGTTTCGAAGAGTTCGAAAAAACCACCACGCAGAAAATTAAACGCTACCTGTACGACATCAGTGTGTGA
- the hrpB gene encoding ATP-dependent helicase HrpB, with amino-acid sequence MDPKKLPIYELRDELSEALKNGNRMIIEAPTGSGKSTQVPQMVLDCGNAGPGEVVVLQPRRLAARLLAKRVASERGEPLGGEVGYQVRMESAVSAKTQIRYVTEGILLRQFLSDPELRGVSTIVFDEFHERHIYGDITLARALHLQGTRPDLKLIVMSATLDAGPLREYLAPCTELKSEGRMFPVEISYARKRIDFRHHRVWDAAADAFEQAIESGAEGDVLVFMPGAFEIARTVEAIRSKKCARGFAVMPLHGELPPAQQDAAVGECAQRKCIVSTNVAETSITIDGVRIVIDSGLARMARFDPNRGIDTLLIERISRASADQRSGRAGRTAPGTCHRLWTEQEHVARPMQELPEILRHDLSEVVLTLKAGGIDDISTFQWLEHPDPKSLARTLTLLSDLGALDSAGKLTGIGKKMVSFPMHPRYARMLLAGGEYGCVRQACLIAALTQGRSILERNKGGRTRGQRDELLGEDDVSDFKRLMRAWSFADQNGYRVEACRKLGIHAGAARTVKPLYERFMKMAKRAGLEINSRAPTDEDLQKCILLAFSDQVAKRRDKGTLHCAVVHGRSGDLDRESVVRDAELLVAAEITEIEGRDLNVKLNLCTAIEEVWLEELFPEDVEEITEAVYDPRTKRVFSKHWKSFRGLELKSNMSPEVDPDQAAEMIAEEVMAGRLDLYKWDDQVEKWIARVNCLAAGCPDYGIPEIDEEARRAMIQEICLGAVCKKDLKARPVWKTVKSWLNPAQLEIIEKQAPERIKLPSGFNAKVRYEEGQPPVLSATIQKLYGLNEVPTIGFGQIPVMVEALAPNQRPQQKTQDMQSFWNNAYPLIKKELKGRYPKHEWR; translated from the coding sequence ATGGATCCGAAAAAACTGCCGATTTATGAACTGCGCGATGAATTGTCTGAAGCGCTGAAGAACGGGAACCGCATGATTATCGAGGCGCCGACGGGGTCGGGTAAATCGACCCAGGTGCCGCAGATGGTGCTGGACTGCGGGAACGCGGGGCCGGGCGAAGTGGTGGTGCTGCAGCCGCGGCGTCTGGCGGCTCGGCTGCTGGCAAAGCGCGTGGCGTCCGAGCGCGGGGAACCGCTGGGCGGCGAGGTGGGCTATCAGGTGCGGATGGAATCGGCCGTTTCCGCAAAAACGCAGATCCGCTATGTGACCGAAGGGATTCTGCTGCGCCAGTTTCTGAGTGATCCGGAGCTGCGGGGTGTTTCGACGATTGTTTTTGATGAATTTCATGAGCGGCATATTTACGGCGACATTACGCTGGCGCGTGCGTTGCATCTGCAGGGGACGCGGCCCGATCTTAAACTTATTGTGATGTCGGCGACGCTGGATGCGGGGCCGTTGCGGGAATATCTGGCGCCGTGCACCGAGCTGAAGAGCGAAGGCCGGATGTTTCCGGTGGAGATTTCGTATGCGCGGAAACGGATCGATTTCCGGCACCATCGGGTGTGGGATGCGGCGGCGGATGCGTTTGAGCAGGCGATTGAATCGGGGGCCGAGGGCGATGTGCTGGTCTTTATGCCGGGGGCTTTTGAAATTGCGCGGACGGTCGAGGCGATCCGGTCGAAAAAATGTGCGCGCGGTTTTGCGGTGATGCCGCTGCACGGCGAGCTGCCGCCGGCGCAGCAGGATGCGGCGGTGGGCGAATGTGCGCAGCGTAAGTGTATTGTTTCGACCAATGTGGCGGAGACGTCGATCACGATTGACGGGGTCCGGATTGTGATTGATTCGGGGCTGGCGCGTATGGCGAGGTTTGATCCGAACCGGGGGATTGATACGCTGCTGATTGAGCGGATCAGCCGGGCGTCGGCGGACCAGAGGAGCGGGCGGGCAGGTCGTACGGCGCCGGGAACGTGCCATCGGCTGTGGACCGAGCAGGAGCATGTGGCGCGGCCGATGCAGGAGCTGCCGGAAATCCTGCGGCATGATTTGAGCGAAGTGGTGCTGACGCTGAAAGCGGGCGGCATTGATGATATTTCAACTTTTCAGTGGCTGGAACATCCGGATCCGAAATCGCTGGCGCGTACGCTGACGCTTCTGTCGGATCTGGGGGCGCTGGATTCCGCCGGTAAATTGACCGGCATTGGAAAAAAGATGGTGTCGTTTCCGATGCATCCGCGCTATGCCCGGATGCTTTTGGCGGGCGGTGAATACGGATGTGTGCGGCAGGCGTGTCTGATTGCGGCGCTGACGCAGGGCCGGTCGATTCTGGAGCGGAACAAAGGCGGCCGGACGCGCGGCCAGCGGGATGAGCTGCTGGGCGAGGATGATGTTTCGGATTTCAAGCGGCTGATGCGCGCGTGGAGTTTTGCGGATCAGAACGGTTACCGGGTGGAGGCCTGCCGGAAACTGGGGATTCATGCGGGCGCGGCGCGGACGGTGAAGCCGCTGTATGAGCGGTTCATGAAGATGGCAAAGCGCGCGGGGCTGGAAATCAACAGCCGTGCACCGACGGATGAGGATTTGCAGAAGTGTATTCTGCTGGCGTTTTCGGATCAGGTGGCGAAACGGCGGGATAAGGGTACGCTGCATTGCGCGGTGGTGCACGGCCGTTCCGGGGATCTGGATCGGGAATCGGTGGTGCGCGATGCGGAGCTGCTGGTGGCGGCGGAGATTACGGAGATTGAGGGGCGTGATCTGAATGTGAAGCTGAATCTCTGCACGGCGATTGAAGAAGTGTGGCTGGAGGAGCTGTTTCCGGAGGATGTTGAGGAGATTACCGAGGCGGTGTATGACCCGCGGACGAAGCGCGTTTTTTCCAAACATTGGAAGTCGTTCCGCGGTCTGGAGCTGAAGTCGAATATGAGCCCGGAGGTGGATCCGGATCAGGCGGCGGAGATGATTGCCGAAGAGGTGATGGCCGGACGGCTGGATCTGTATAAATGGGATGATCAGGTGGAGAAATGGATTGCGCGGGTGAACTGCCTGGCGGCGGGCTGCCCGGATTACGGGATTCCGGAGATTGATGAAGAGGCGCGTCGGGCGATGATTCAGGAGATCTGTCTGGGGGCGGTGTGTAAAAAGGATCTGAAGGCGCGGCCGGTCTGGAAAACGGTGAAGTCGTGGCTGAATCCGGCGCAGCTGGAAATCATTGAAAAACAGGCGCCGGAGCGGATTAAACTGCCGAGCGGGTTTAATGCGAAGGTGCGGTATGAGGAGGGGCAGCCGCCGGTGCTGTCGGCCACGATTCAGAAGCTGTATGGTTTAAACGAAGTTCCGACCATTGGATTCGGTCAGATTCCGGTGATGGTGGAGGCGCTGGCGCCGAACCAGCGGCCGCAGCAGAAGACGCAGGATATGCAGTCGTTCTGGAACAATGCCTATCCGCTGATTAAAAAGGAGCTCAAAGGCCGATACCCGAAACACGAGTGGCGTTGA
- the tilS gene encoding tRNA lysidine(34) synthetase TilS, with amino-acid sequence MNLPSLINKKIEAHQIRSCEADIVIGVSGGADSTALVRIFSILKVPCTLAHLNHQLRGAESDADEAFVRKLAKDTGFPVVVKSVDVETLAAETGQSIEMAARQARHAFFAEFGHAVIVLAHHADDQAETFILKLARGAGPAGLCGMPVFQTLEQLRIFRPMLDVPRSDIVQWLEENKFSWREDASNADEHFLRNRVRHRILPLLERELNPGIRDTILRTMDILRAENEWMEEAVNDAQWPINHLPLALRRRYIRAWLFNQGAEEAGFETIDRILQLLKNTSGTAIYELNDRQRVIIEYGKPRFEERGSPAPKILWEISTRSANGWTRDNSRIGDARAEAAVSARKLGGRPVEVRMIRPGDRIAPLGMEGSRKLQDILTDLKIPRAQRKQLPVVVCQDEIIWVPGYRIARGWAVENPNASSVLLKIEQKVD; translated from the coding sequence ATGAATCTCCCCTCGCTCATTAATAAAAAGATTGAGGCCCATCAGATACGGTCCTGCGAAGCCGATATCGTGATCGGAGTATCGGGCGGAGCCGATTCGACGGCACTGGTCCGGATTTTCAGCATCCTGAAAGTTCCATGCACCCTTGCCCACCTCAACCACCAGCTGCGCGGTGCGGAATCAGACGCCGATGAAGCCTTCGTGCGGAAGCTCGCAAAGGATACCGGCTTCCCTGTGGTTGTAAAATCCGTGGATGTTGAGACGCTGGCGGCTGAAACAGGGCAATCCATCGAAATGGCGGCACGGCAGGCGCGACACGCTTTTTTTGCGGAATTCGGCCATGCGGTCATTGTTCTTGCCCACCATGCAGACGATCAGGCAGAAACCTTTATCCTGAAACTCGCCCGCGGTGCCGGGCCGGCGGGCCTGTGCGGAATGCCGGTTTTCCAGACGCTGGAACAGCTACGGATTTTCCGCCCTATGCTCGATGTTCCGCGCTCCGACATTGTCCAATGGCTGGAAGAAAATAAATTTTCCTGGCGTGAGGATGCCAGCAATGCCGACGAGCATTTTCTGCGCAACCGCGTGCGGCACCGAATTCTCCCGCTGCTTGAACGCGAGCTGAACCCCGGTATCCGGGACACAATTTTACGAACAATGGATATTCTGCGTGCTGAAAATGAGTGGATGGAAGAGGCGGTCAATGATGCTCAATGGCCGATCAACCATTTGCCGCTGGCCCTGAGAAGACGTTACATCCGGGCCTGGCTGTTCAACCAGGGGGCCGAAGAAGCCGGATTCGAAACGATAGACCGCATTCTCCAACTTCTTAAAAACACCTCGGGAACAGCAATTTACGAACTCAATGACCGCCAGCGGGTGATCATAGAATATGGAAAACCGCGCTTTGAAGAGCGGGGTTCCCCCGCCCCGAAAATTCTGTGGGAAATTTCAACCCGCTCTGCAAACGGATGGACCAGAGACAACAGCCGAATCGGCGATGCCCGCGCCGAGGCCGCCGTCAGCGCGCGAAAACTCGGCGGACGGCCCGTTGAGGTACGAATGATCCGCCCGGGCGACCGCATCGCTCCGCTGGGTATGGAGGGGTCGCGAAAGCTGCAGGATATTCTGACCGATCTGAAAATTCCGCGGGCACAGCGCAAACAGCTACCGGTGGTGGTGTGCCAGGATGAGATTATCTGGGTGCCGGGCTACCGGATAGCGCGCGGCTGGGCGGTTGAAAACCCAAACGCTTCATCGGTGCTTTTGAAGATTGAACAAAAAGTGGACTGA
- a CDS encoding OsmC family protein, translating to MPKKTVSIESKLNEQFVIESDVRGHKLVIDQPANAGGSDTGVTPLEMVFVSLAGCIGTIGRIVAMQKRIALRGLSIKVEGDLDTDGLLGKPIEGRIGFEGITVTVDVDADMTDEEKQAFIHELDRRCPVSENLLNATPVEVKPA from the coding sequence ATGCCGAAGAAGACGGTAAGTATTGAATCGAAACTGAATGAACAATTTGTGATCGAAAGCGATGTGCGCGGTCATAAGCTGGTGATTGACCAGCCGGCGAATGCGGGCGGGTCGGATACCGGGGTTACCCCGTTGGAAATGGTGTTTGTTTCGCTGGCGGGCTGTATCGGCACCATCGGCCGGATTGTGGCCATGCAGAAACGAATTGCGCTGCGCGGTCTGTCGATCAAGGTGGAGGGCGATCTGGATACGGATGGGCTGCTGGGCAAACCGATCGAAGGACGCATCGGTTTTGAAGGTATCACGGTTACGGTGGATGTGGATGCCGATATGACCGATGAAGAAAAGCAGGCCTTTATTCATGAACTGGACCGGCGCTGCCCGGTTTCTGAAAATCTGTTGAATGCCACTCCGGTTGAGGTGAAGCCGGCATAA